In Nostoc sp. CENA543, a single genomic region encodes these proteins:
- a CDS encoding AAA-like domain-containing protein: MKYQVGGSLHSDDPSYVIRQADKELYTSLKAGDFCYVFNSRQMGKSSLLHRTRELLTKEGYSCVYIDVTRLGSEDTTTEQWYKGIIISLFYGFNLAEKVNFKEWWEMQTGLSPIQKLNQFLEEIVLSQQQSQRIFIFIDEIDSLLSLSFSTSDFFAWIRHCYNQRAHDVKFQRLSFAIFGVVSPSDLITDKRRTPFNIGTAIQLYGFKVDEATPLLQGLEPVISQPQAVLEKIIAWTGGQPFLTQKLCQLVVQTAWQAPHKKIDLPPATAGYWVEQLVQKYIIQHWEAKDEPEHLRTIRDRLLFDEQRAGRLLGIYQQILQAEMGSLPVAINDSREQTELLLSGLVEKHNGYLKIKNPIYQYVFDALWVTRQLDNLRPYSQIFNAWVASGYKDESRLLRGKALKDAQNWSLGKSLSDLDYRFLSASQEYEQLTNQTAMEAAQAKEAAVRLAKEKKTAQFQRWLLIGMLIKLVTSIALAIGIYILYRQSQKSEVQAKTSEIRALISASEGMFASNRRLDSLVAAIKAQKRLEKLEAPNAKIEHQVKDVLQQAVYGADEYNRFAGHTAAVMAVDISPDSSLIASASMDKTIRLWRRDGTAVATLKDHQGAVRAVKFSPDGQFLASASEDGTVKLWKRGDTDAQWLVTRSFKGHTASVWGVAFSPDGQFLVSTGWDRTVRLWQQDGKLLKTFAGYKWGFWGVAFSPDGKTIAAANLDGTVKLWQRDTTGWQNSQLLQVLLGHQAWVQGVAFSPDGQTLASASEDKTVKLWRRNRQDGNYRLDKTLQGHTAGIVGVAFSPDGQTIVSASLDKTMKLWDIDGTELRTLRGHNASVWGVSVSRDGRFIASAGAENLVRLWQSQNPFQTSVIAHSAGMWSIDITADSSSIATASHENVAKFWSRQGKLLQTLTEKSVIFDISFSEDGQLVALFADDATVKIRRRNGSSVANYKDTNGKITDAAISPNGQAIAIANVEKIAQIWQRDQPKSRILQGHQAEVWQVVFSPDGKMLASASADGTAKVWTIEGKLLATLRGHSASVWRVAFSPDSKMVATGSGDNTVKLWTVDGKLLQTFIGHTAAVWGVGFSPDGKMIASGSVDATIKLWRLDGTEITTLRGHTAAIRKIAVSRDGTFVASGGDDNTLIIWNLPAILKLNALADGCALVDDYLRTNITVEEGDRSLCQNGQ; this comes from the coding sequence ATGAAATACCAAGTTGGCGGCAGTCTTCATAGTGATGATCCTAGCTATGTTATTCGTCAGGCAGATAAAGAACTCTATACCAGCCTCAAAGCTGGTGATTTTTGTTACGTCTTTAATTCCCGCCAAATGGGAAAATCTTCTCTATTACATCGCACTAGAGAGCTTTTGACCAAAGAAGGATATAGTTGTGTTTACATAGATGTGACGCGCTTAGGTAGTGAAGATACAACTACTGAACAATGGTACAAGGGAATTATTATCAGTCTTTTTTATGGCTTTAATTTAGCTGAAAAAGTCAATTTCAAGGAATGGTGGGAAATGCAAACAGGTCTTTCCCCCATTCAAAAACTCAATCAGTTTTTAGAAGAAATCGTCCTATCTCAGCAACAAAGCCAGCGTATCTTTATCTTCATTGATGAGATTGATAGCTTATTAAGCTTGAGTTTTTCTACAAGTGATTTTTTTGCTTGGATTCGTCACTGCTATAATCAAAGAGCGCATGATGTCAAATTTCAACGCTTAAGTTTTGCCATCTTTGGGGTAGTGAGTCCATCTGATTTAATTACCGATAAACGGCGCACACCTTTTAATATTGGGACAGCAATTCAGTTATACGGTTTCAAAGTAGATGAAGCCACACCTTTACTGCAAGGTTTAGAACCTGTCATCAGTCAACCGCAGGCAGTATTAGAAAAAATTATTGCCTGGACTGGTGGACAACCTTTTTTAACTCAAAAACTTTGTCAATTAGTTGTCCAAACTGCTTGGCAAGCACCCCACAAAAAAATTGATTTACCACCAGCGACAGCCGGCTATTGGGTAGAGCAGCTAGTACAAAAGTACATTATCCAGCACTGGGAAGCCAAAGACGAACCAGAACATTTGCGGACAATTCGCGATCGCCTCCTCTTTGATGAACAACGAGCTGGGAGGTTATTGGGGATTTATCAGCAGATATTACAAGCCGAGATGGGAAGTCTACCTGTAGCCATCAACGACAGTCGAGAACAAACAGAACTATTACTATCTGGTTTAGTAGAAAAACACAATGGCTATCTCAAAATCAAAAATCCCATTTATCAGTACGTTTTCGATGCTTTATGGGTAACTAGACAATTAGATAATCTGCGTCCTTACTCACAAATTTTTAATGCTTGGGTAGCATCAGGTTATAAAGATGAGTCACGGTTATTGCGGGGAAAGGCTCTCAAAGATGCTCAAAACTGGTCACTGGGAAAAAGTCTCAGTGATTTAGATTATCGGTTTCTCAGTGCGAGTCAAGAATATGAGCAACTGACAAACCAAACAGCAATGGAAGCAGCACAGGCCAAAGAAGCAGCAGTGAGACTAGCAAAGGAAAAAAAAACTGCTCAATTCCAAAGATGGCTGCTCATTGGAATGTTGATTAAGTTAGTCACTTCTATCGCTTTGGCTATTGGCATTTATATTTTGTATCGCCAATCCCAAAAAAGCGAAGTTCAAGCTAAAACTAGCGAAATTCGCGCCTTAATCTCCGCATCCGAAGGGATGTTTGCCTCTAATCGCAGGTTAGATTCCCTGGTAGCCGCAATCAAAGCCCAAAAAAGACTCGAAAAACTAGAAGCACCCAATGCCAAAATTGAACATCAAGTCAAAGATGTCTTACAACAGGCAGTTTATGGTGCAGATGAATACAATCGGTTTGCCGGCCACACAGCAGCTGTCATGGCAGTAGATATCAGTCCTGATAGTAGTTTGATCGCTTCAGCCAGTATGGATAAAACTATCAGACTTTGGCGGCGTGATGGTACAGCTGTGGCGACTCTCAAAGATCATCAAGGCGCAGTTAGAGCAGTTAAATTTAGTCCTGATGGCCAGTTTCTCGCCTCAGCCAGTGAAGATGGTACTGTGAAACTCTGGAAGCGGGGAGATACAGACGCACAGTGGCTGGTGACTCGCAGCTTTAAAGGTCACACTGCTTCCGTTTGGGGAGTCGCCTTTAGTCCCGATGGTCAATTTTTAGTCTCTACTGGTTGGGATCGCACAGTCAGACTGTGGCAGCAAGATGGTAAACTCCTGAAAACATTTGCAGGCTACAAATGGGGCTTTTGGGGAGTAGCATTTAGTCCCGATGGTAAAACTATTGCAGCCGCCAATCTAGATGGAACGGTAAAACTTTGGCAACGAGACACCACAGGCTGGCAAAACTCCCAACTCCTGCAAGTTCTCTTAGGTCATCAAGCTTGGGTTCAAGGAGTAGCATTTAGTCCCGACGGTCAAACCCTAGCTTCCGCCAGCGAAGATAAAACAGTAAAACTGTGGCGACGTAACCGCCAAGATGGTAACTATCGCCTAGATAAAACTCTGCAAGGTCATACGGCGGGAATTGTAGGAGTGGCATTTAGTCCCGACGGTCAAACTATTGTTTCTGCTAGTCTCGATAAAACGATGAAGTTGTGGGATATCGACGGTACAGAACTCAGGACACTCAGAGGACATAACGCTTCCGTTTGGGGAGTGAGTGTTAGCCGTGATGGTAGGTTTATTGCTTCGGCGGGTGCAGAAAATCTCGTCCGACTCTGGCAAAGTCAAAATCCCTTTCAAACCAGTGTAATTGCCCATAGTGCGGGAATGTGGTCAATTGATATTACTGCCGACAGTTCTAGCATTGCGACAGCCAGCCACGAAAACGTTGCGAAATTTTGGAGTCGTCAAGGCAAATTACTGCAAACATTGACGGAAAAAAGTGTAATTTTCGATATTTCATTTAGTGAAGATGGTCAGTTAGTGGCATTGTTTGCAGATGACGCTACAGTGAAAATCCGACGGCGAAATGGTAGTTCTGTTGCTAATTACAAAGACACCAATGGTAAAATCACAGATGCCGCTATCAGTCCCAATGGTCAAGCGATCGCGATTGCTAATGTCGAAAAAATCGCTCAAATATGGCAACGTGATCAACCAAAATCGCGCATTCTCCAAGGACATCAAGCCGAAGTTTGGCAGGTTGTCTTTAGTCCTGATGGAAAAATGCTAGCTTCAGCCAGTGCTGATGGTACAGCTAAAGTTTGGACAATAGAAGGTAAATTACTCGCCACCTTGAGGGGACATTCCGCTAGTGTGTGGAGAGTTGCCTTTAGTCCTGACAGTAAAATGGTAGCCACAGGTAGTGGTGACAATACTGTCAAGTTATGGACAGTAGATGGAAAGTTATTGCAAACATTCATCGGTCACACCGCCGCAGTCTGGGGTGTAGGGTTTAGTCCAGATGGTAAAATGATAGCCTCTGGGAGTGTGGATGCTACCATCAAACTTTGGCGACTAGATGGTACAGAAATTACCACGCTTCGGGGTCATACCGCCGCCATTCGCAAAATTGCCGTCAGCCGTGATGGTACTTTTGTAGCCTCTGGGGGTGATGATAACACCTTAATTATTTGGAATTTGCCTGCTATTCTCAAACTCAATGCCCTAGCTGATGGTTGCGCTCTGGTAGACGATTATCTGAGAACTAATATAACAGTGGAAGAAGGCGATCGCTCCCTTTGTCAAAACGGCCAGTAG
- a CDS encoding patatin-like phospholipase family protein: MTNQGVEQSVLTFDGQDDYIDFGRNDLGGVFAEGSSALTISGWINPHKLTNKATTYGARNVFFARSSDRYSDNFEFGISEAGNLDIYIDENASKFVRTIGNRELTINQWHFFAIVFNQGQLTVYLDDHEYVDAFQGTALNKATSPITLGATLHNRIYFTGQLACISVWNYACNQAEIQTHRAGIIVGDEAGLVAYWKLDEGGGKTVKNHLGDSYHGTLRGSPIWGLASIPFVVPSSPEREPQTETAISSPADIPTPATTVLVTPQEEQQPTATANAETATSQTLINFTSEETESQPVSTPQPQESPTTMNTTTHPKYKILAIDGGGIRGIIPAILLAEIEKRTQKPIFSLFDLISGTSSGGILALGLTKPQVNINESDHSPLAAHTAEDLLELFVEYGVEIFYEPLFEKILGPIEDIFLQPKYASSSREEILKQYFGDALLENNLKEVFVTSYDIEQRIPIFFTNKPEKQQIESKKFRNLSRGFSLLDAALATSSTPTYFPPHRIVTSHNTNGFYNLVDGGVFANNPAHLAILEAQMSSKRLENRVLNLEDILVVSLGTGSLTSAYPYSEVKNWGLLQWGRPLLNIVFDGGSEVVAGQLERLFAPSQPDAKTSYYRFQTFLDAELEEIDNTTLQNVRQLQATAHQMIAQNSQMIEELCSLLLE; encoded by the coding sequence GTGACAAATCAAGGAGTTGAGCAATCAGTTCTGACATTTGATGGTCAAGATGATTATATAGATTTTGGTAGAAATGACCTTGGTGGTGTTTTTGCTGAGGGAAGTTCAGCCTTGACAATTTCAGGATGGATCAACCCACACAAACTTACAAATAAAGCTACCACATACGGGGCGCGCAATGTATTTTTTGCCCGTTCTTCAGACAGATACAGTGATAATTTTGAATTCGGTATTAGTGAAGCAGGTAATTTAGACATCTATATTGATGAAAATGCTAGCAAATTTGTCAGAACAATTGGTAATAGAGAATTAACGATTAACCAATGGCATTTTTTCGCTATTGTTTTTAATCAAGGTCAGTTGACTGTATATCTTGATGATCATGAATATGTTGATGCGTTTCAAGGGACAGCTTTAAATAAAGCGACAAGTCCCATTACTTTGGGTGCGACTTTACATAATCGCATATATTTCACAGGGCAATTAGCTTGTATTAGTGTTTGGAATTATGCCTGTAATCAAGCAGAAATTCAAACCCATCGAGCCGGAATAATAGTTGGCGATGAAGCTGGATTAGTAGCTTATTGGAAGTTAGATGAAGGCGGAGGGAAAACTGTCAAAAATCATCTAGGAGACTCCTATCATGGAACTTTGCGCGGTAGTCCTATTTGGGGTTTAGCAAGCATTCCATTTGTAGTCCCATCATCCCCAGAAAGGGAACCTCAAACTGAAACAGCAATTAGTTCTCCCGCAGATATTCCCACTCCCGCAACGACTGTATTAGTAACGCCACAAGAAGAACAACAACCCACAGCAACAGCTAACGCAGAAACCGCAACCAGCCAAACTCTCATCAATTTCACATCCGAGGAAACAGAAAGCCAACCCGTATCAACACCACAACCACAGGAGTCACCAACAACCATGAATACAACAACTCATCCCAAATATAAAATTCTGGCTATTGATGGGGGTGGAATTCGCGGTATTATTCCTGCTATCCTGCTCGCAGAAATTGAAAAACGTACACAAAAGCCGATATTTAGTTTATTTGATTTAATTTCTGGGACTTCCAGTGGCGGAATTTTAGCACTAGGACTCACTAAACCTCAAGTTAATATCAATGAATCTGATCACTCACCCCTAGCTGCACATACGGCGGAGGATTTGTTAGAACTATTTGTAGAGTATGGTGTGGAAATCTTTTATGAGCCATTATTTGAGAAAATACTTGGCCCCATTGAAGATATATTTCTACAACCAAAATATGCTTCTAGTAGTAGAGAAGAAATTTTAAAACAGTATTTCGGTGATGCGCTACTAGAAAATAATCTCAAAGAAGTTTTCGTCACTAGTTACGATATTGAACAACGGATTCCCATATTTTTTACGAACAAACCGGAAAAACAACAGATAGAATCTAAGAAATTTCGCAATTTATCTAGAGGTTTTTCGCTTTTAGATGCAGCCTTAGCTACTAGTTCGACTCCCACTTATTTTCCTCCCCATCGGATTGTAACTTCTCACAATACTAACGGCTTTTATAATTTAGTTGATGGGGGTGTGTTTGCGAATAATCCAGCCCATTTGGCTATTTTAGAAGCGCAAATGAGTAGTAAGCGATTAGAAAATAGAGTGCTGAATTTAGAAGATATTTTAGTAGTTTCTTTAGGTACAGGTTCATTAACAAGTGCCTACCCCTATAGTGAAGTCAAAAACTGGGGATTATTACAATGGGGTAGACCTCTGTTAAATATAGTGTTTGATGGTGGTAGTGAAGTGGTAGCAGGACAATTAGAAAGGTTGTTTGCACCTAGTCAGCCAGACGCTAAAACTAGTTATTACCGATTTCAAACATTTTTAGATGCGGAATTAGAAGAAATAGATAACACCACACTACAAAATGTTCGTCAGCTACAAGCTACAGCTCACCAGATGATTGCTCAAAATAGCCAGATGATTGAAGAGTTGTGTAGTTTGTTGTTGGAATAG
- a CDS encoding GUN4 domain-containing protein translates to MLTQNQKRFITYKKVKIYESTYQLPVLKNHAVKIFQKKIRERQTSIKEGVRYDNFGGIIKRKKAINQGEILAEIQLFITDYNYIIDFLENYQDSYHDFLLSLMANLKKLFQEKYLEIKRLEDTRSKLELKNHQNPKILHELQWEKKENYKAVIVLSNAYLLTLDKIKVISSGISKLAEDTKNQRKVVQQIVKDLAVYQEIYEYQQKAHKIRQEIAKIAYNAINFEDSIQGYFSPFQSLIDEVVKVDEYFYATVGDIKNLGDNILKYQSNSLEIEENNSVAANFIDLMVKIYEKNARLKDALTQSQLLDWQTHNFDISKDGVFLEQGIDLISNYVSQELTDQIQILDQAEVNFVSPPSLSAVEATGLIELTNNHPPGKQEFIINQDVNYTLLRDLLAKHKWQEADIETAKLMLKVMKKNYWDEVYQEDIENFPCQVLQILDQLWEQYSYGYFGFRIQQTIWSEMGGQVDYETEKKLGDRLGWRKDGNWLDYEQLTFQLSPMTPMGHLPAKWLNYEPQSPKLIPQSSSDTLSMAAWRVKSWLVWQMHLFFSRVKKCYENSL, encoded by the coding sequence ATGCTGACTCAAAACCAAAAAAGATTTATTACCTACAAGAAAGTTAAAATTTACGAAAGCACTTACCAATTACCTGTACTGAAAAATCACGCTGTTAAAATATTTCAAAAAAAAATTAGAGAACGCCAAACATCTATTAAGGAAGGTGTTCGTTATGATAACTTTGGTGGGATAATTAAACGGAAAAAAGCAATTAATCAGGGAGAAATTTTAGCAGAAATTCAGCTATTTATTACAGATTATAATTATATCATTGATTTCCTCGAAAACTATCAAGATAGTTATCACGATTTTTTATTGAGCCTGATGGCTAATCTCAAGAAATTATTTCAAGAGAAATATTTAGAAATCAAAAGATTAGAAGACACTAGAAGTAAATTAGAACTGAAAAATCATCAGAATCCTAAAATATTACACGAACTTCAGTGGGAAAAAAAAGAAAATTACAAAGCGGTTATTGTATTGAGTAATGCTTATTTATTAACCTTAGATAAAATTAAAGTCATTAGTAGCGGCATTAGTAAACTAGCAGAGGATACGAAAAATCAAAGGAAAGTTGTCCAGCAAATAGTTAAAGATTTAGCAGTTTATCAAGAAATTTACGAATATCAGCAAAAAGCCCATAAAATTCGGCAAGAAATTGCTAAGATTGCCTACAACGCTATTAATTTTGAAGATTCTATCCAAGGATACTTTAGTCCCTTTCAATCCTTAATAGATGAAGTCGTCAAAGTGGACGAATATTTTTATGCAACTGTCGGAGACATTAAAAATCTTGGTGATAATATTTTAAAGTACCAGTCAAATTCATTAGAAATTGAGGAAAATAATTCGGTAGCTGCCAATTTCATCGATTTGATGGTAAAAATTTATGAAAAAAATGCCAGATTAAAAGATGCTTTGACTCAATCTCAATTATTAGACTGGCAAACCCATAATTTCGATATTAGCAAAGATGGGGTATTTTTAGAGCAAGGCATCGATTTAATCTCTAATTACGTATCTCAGGAACTCACCGATCAAATCCAAATCCTTGACCAAGCAGAAGTTAATTTTGTCTCTCCACCCTCTTTATCTGCTGTGGAAGCAACAGGATTAATAGAACTGACAAATAATCATCCTCCTGGTAAGCAAGAATTTATTATTAATCAAGACGTTAATTATACTCTATTGCGTGATTTGCTAGCAAAGCACAAATGGCAAGAAGCTGATATTGAAACAGCAAAATTAATGTTAAAAGTTATGAAAAAAAATTATTGGGATGAAGTTTATCAAGAAGATATTGAAAACTTCCCTTGTCAAGTTCTCCAGATTCTTGATCAACTGTGGGAACAATACAGTTATGGTTATTTTGGCTTTAGAATTCAGCAGACTATCTGGAGTGAAATGGGTGGTCAAGTAGATTATGAAACAGAAAAAAAACTGGGCGATCGCTTAGGATGGCGAAAAGATGGAAATTGGTTAGACTATGAACAACTAACCTTTCAACTATCCCCAATGACACCAATGGGACATCTACCAGCAAAATGGTTAAACTATGAACCACAAAGTCCAAAACTTATACCACAATCATCATCAGATACCCTTTCAATGGCTGCTTGGCGAGTCAAGTCTTGGTTAGTTTGGCAAATGCACTTATTTTTTTCTCGTGTCAAAAAATGTTATGAAAATTCTTTATAA